One genomic region from Bombyx mori chromosome 6, ASM3026992v2 encodes:
- the LOC119628643 gene encoding retrovirus-related Pol polyprotein from transposon opus has product MIDTGSSRSFISPKLVTKYFENFKYYEPFEVISTHATSKHDEVIYIPLFPTFNSDDMHKFYIYDVDGRYDGLIGSDLLKQLDTKIDMKNLLLHTNTTKIPIIYNPGCSIKIAPRCEQRVRLPTNLRNGQAIMNYKIFCDGVRMPSAIVRCENGFATTVIQNIKDREVTLNFLTPVTVTEYNSDTCEINNITDIDMTNIDVDSILTENLNNKLRLDHMNEEEKTYIRKLCSEYKDIFYSEKLPLTFTNDVKHHIRTRNEDPIFIRPYRQPQVINDEINRQVEKMLENNIVTHSHSPWSAPVHLVPKKMDASNEKKYRLVIDYRKLNEITIDDKYPLPNITDLFDKLGRSCYFSTLDLASGYHQIEVAEKDRQKTAFSTNTGHYEFTRMPFGLKTAPATFQRTIDNVLRGLQGIHCLVYLDDIIVYSSSLQEHLDKLRTIFDRLRKTNLKVQLDKSEFLRKEVLYLGHTITSNGLKPNNDKIKAVLNYPLPRTTTEIKSFLGLIGYYRRFIKDFAKITQPMTARLKKKRSMPIDDEKYIAAFQKCKELLVNAPILQYPDPEKPYILTTDASEFALGAILSQGTVGNDKPVAYASRTLNDAETRYSVTEKELLAIVWAVKHFRPYLYGRKFTIVTDHKPLTWLNTLKETNSRLTRWRLRLSEYDFNIIHKSGKLNNNADALSRIKINALDKDNSSMKVNVDKDINRNKRVKEIIKEIENLRREPEENLETMSISDTDSERTLTAHCRSPYSIPYSSSTLTASEGSPSNTETAHSAQDTESKGIPILQEAIDTKPNQILVYTWLIDKLSVKNMSREKQRILEVHLPVNRPDLVKQFLKEYIKNNTKYFIYFEDDQHRRQFTEAVIFLFKKEMVQFFECTKRVVFIENELEQKEIVEKYHTGKTCHRGIRETLTHIKRTYFWHKMEQTVSSVINSCEVCKRMKYDRKPLRPTLQLTQTQTKPLEELFIDLFTIEGHYYLTIIDAFSKLGQALEITNRSTPEIVRALIKYFSFYGIPQKISSDPGTEFNNALLKELLAFYKIDLHISTPNNPNSMGLIERFHSTILEIYRLAKYEQKYTDAASIMTYAIMAYNQSIHSSTGYTPFEIFLGHTDSRNTFDADFNKQYIQQLIKEHAKRTKFLYKHISEQTIKMKEKRNEKRAGETEFNIKPGDTIFSKNTNKRISKDKPRYQKAIVTDDIVRNTVPVQIKERSTKVPLKNIKRPSQAPPRPPDDDHDDASPRHSTSGIK; this is encoded by the coding sequence ATGATAGATACCGGAAGTTCACGCTCATTTATTAGCCCTAAGCTGGTTACTAAatatttcgaaaattttaagtACTATGAACCCTTTGAAGTAATTAGCACACACGCAACTAGTAAGCACGACGAAGTAATATATATACCATTATTTCCAACCTTTAATAGTGACGATatgcataaattttatatatatgacgTAGACGGACGTTACGACGGACTAATAGGAAGTGATCTACTAAAACAGCTAGATACAAAAATtgatatgaaaaatttattactaCATACAAATACCACtaaaatacctataatatataatcccggttgttcaattaaaatagcCCCACGTTGTGAACAAAGAGTTAGGTTACCTACAAACCTACGGAACGGACAAGcaataatgaattataaaatattttgtgatgGAGTTAGAATGCCTAGTGCAATAGTAAGATGCGAAAACGGTTTCGCGACGACggtcatacaaaacattaaagacCGCGAAGTAACTTTAAATTTCCTTACACCAGTAACCGTAACTGAATACAATAGTGACACATGTGAAATTAACAATATAACTGACATTGACATGACAAACATAGACGTAGATAGTATATTAaccgaaaatttaaataataaattacgattAGATCACATGAATGAAGAGGAGAAAACATACATTCGTAAACTCTGCTCAgaatataaagatatattttattctgaaaAACTACCCTTGACTTTTACCAACGATGTTAAACACCACATTCGCACTCGTAACGAAGACCCTATTTTTATACGACCATATAGACAGCCCCAAGTGATTAACGACGAAATAAATAGACAGGTTGAGAAAatgttagaaaataatatagtaactCACTCTCACTCACCCTGGAGTGCACCCGTGCACCTAGTACCAAAAAAAATGGACGCTAGTAATGAAAAGAAATATAGACTTGTAATAGATTACCGTAAACTTAATGAAATTACCATCGATGACAAATACCCATTACCAAATATTACAGACTTATTTGACAAATTAGGACGCAGCTGTTACTTCTCTACCCTAGATTTAGCTAGTGGTTACCATCAAATTGAAGTCGCTGAAAAGGACAGACAAAAAACCGCATTTAGCACAAATACAGGACATTATGAGTTTACTCGTATGCCCTTCGGACTTAAGACAGCTCCGGCTACTTTTCAAAGAACCATCGATAATGTGCTGCGAGGACTACAAGGAATACACTGCCTAGTATATTTAGATGATATTATCGTCTATTCGTCTAGCCTTCAAGAACATTTAGACAAATTAAGGACCATTTTTGACAGACTTCGAAAAACCAACCTTAAGGTACAATTAGACAAGTCAGAATTTTTGAGGAAAGAAGTTCTATACTTAGGACATACAATCACGAGCAATGGCCTTAAGCCTAATAATGATAAGATTAAAGCAGTTTTAAACTACCCCCTACCCCGTACTACTACcgaaataaaaagtttcttaGGACTAATTGGTTATTATAGACGTTTCATAAAAGACTTTGCAAAGATTACACAACCTATGACCGCTagattaaaaaagaaacgttCAATGCCAATAGACGACGAAAAATATATAGCCGCCTTCCAAAAATGTAAAGAGTTATTAGTAAATGCCCCTATCTTACAATATCCAGACCCTGAAAAACCATATATATTAACAACAGACGCTTCAGAATTCGCTCTCGGTGCAATATTATCACAAGGAACAGTAGGAAATGACAAACCTGTGGCGTATGCCAGCCGAACTTTAAATGATGCTGAAACACGGTATAGTGTAACTGAAAAGGAATTGCTTGCAATCGTTTGGGCAGTCAAACATTTTCGACCCTATCTTTATGGTAGAAAATTTACAATTGTGACTGATCATAAACCCCTCACTTGGCTTAATACCCTTAAAGAGACAAACAGTAGACTGACCCGTTGGAGACTTAGACTATCAGAATACGACTTTAACATCATCCATAAAAGTGGAAAACTGAATAATAACGCAGACGCCTTAtcgcgtattaaaataaatgcctTAGACAAAGATAATAGCTCAATGAAAGTAAACGTTGACAAagatataaatagaaataaacgtgtaaaagaaattattaaagaaatagaaaatttgcGTAGAGAACCCGAGGAAAATTTAGAAACTATGTCTATTTCCGACACAGACTCTGAGCGAACTTTAACAGCCCATTGTCGCTCACCTTACTCAATACCATACTCTAGTTCCACCCTGACCGCATCCGAAGGTTCACCTAGTAACACAGAAACTGCTCATTCCGCACAAGATACAGAATCGAAAGGTATTCCTATCTTACAAGAAGCCATAGATACAAAACCAAATCAAATTTTAGTCTATACATGGCTTATCGACAAACTCTCAGTTAAAAATATGTCTAGAGAAAAACAAAGAATTTTAGAAGTCCACCTACCAGTTAATCGACCTGACCTCGTTAAACAGTTTCTTAAGGAATACATAAAGAACAACACTAAATACTTCATTTATTTCGAAGATGACCAACATAGGAGACAATTTACAGAAGCAGTAATCTTTTTATTCAAAAAGGAAATGGTACAATTTTTCGAATGCACTAAAAGagtagtttttattgaaaatgaattaGAACAAAAAGAAATCGTTGAAAAATATCATACAGGTAAAACATGTCACCGAGGTATAAGAGAAACACTTACACACATTAAACGCACATACTTTTGGCATAAAATGGAACAAACCGTTTCAAGTGTCATAAACTCTTGTGAAGTATGTAAACGTATGAAATACGACAGGAAACCTCTCAGACCTACACTACAATTAACACAGACACAGACTAAACCTTTAGAAGAACTTTTTATCGACTTATTTACTATCGAAGGACATTACTATCTTACTATTATTGACGCCTTCAGCAAACTGGGACAAGCACTAGAAATTACAAACCGATCTACTCCTGAAATAGTACGAGccctaataaaatacttttcattttatGGGATACCCCAAAAAATTAGCTCGGATCCTGGTACAGAATTTAATAATGCACTTCTAAAAGAACTCTTAGCATTTTACAAAATAGATTTACACATCAGTACACCTAACAACCCGAACTCCATGGGACTCATAGAAAGGTTCCATTCCACAATACTAGAAATATATAGATTGGCTAAATACGAACAAAAATACACGGATGCAGCATCCATAATGACCTATGCTATTATGGCCTATAATCAGTCAATTCACTCCAGTACTGGCTACACCCCATTCGAGATATTCCTAGGTCACACAGACTCTAGAAATACTTTTGATGCCGACTTTAATAAGCAATATATAcaacaattaataaaagaacacgcaaaaagaactaaatttttatacaaacatatttcggaacaaacaataaaaatgaaggaaaaacgaaatgaaaaaagAGCAGGAGAaacagaatttaatattaaaccagGAGACACCATATTTtccaaaaacacaaataaaagaattagCAAAGATAAGCCGCGTTACCAAAAAGCTATAGTTACAGATGACATAGTCAGAAACACAGTTCCCGTTCAAATAAAAGAACGCAGTACAAAAGTTCcactaaaaaacattaaacgccCTTCACAGGCACCTCCGCGTCCTCCTGATGACGATCATGACGATGCAAGTCCACGCCATTCAACTTCAGGTATTAAGTAA
- the LOC119628644 gene encoding uncharacterized protein LOC119628644, with amino-acid sequence MDDNIDNSNLPRGFFQVMRIAHGDEVVRSVKEWSNSIIKLASLHNRKIFLLKCRTNNIIPKHISNNMKCILSLNIEDHPFKKMSDRLITGFQGSILSLEIKVTLWKLEQQNKRIVDMEDKVKGLVSEQLFRRCVVMINKRYEYNFNKIKNTNIKKFDILIKQKINRHTLSSKSKHIYNYTDVQLPTEVEMILNLEPKFGIEIKEKWKVIPTVIKDLEFGIEAVQLDDCNDEGKDIVKNNLRSKAINVISNYYKKTKTKKKNDRLNHTVLIKNLYITRKFLKERPDLIVARADKGNTTVIMLKTEYDTEMRKMLNDKVTYKLLKKDPTNKWQKVANSLVNKLVVAKIVEEQQGKHLKAKYTVAPRIYGLRKTHKETCCLRPVVSCVNSPSYSLARFLHEILTPVIEKFQYNVKNSFDFVTFSRKVSLPKNYVLISLDVVSLFTNVRRDLILKVIEETWDNMKHLVKIPKSVLVDLITFCYDSSYFVYQGEFYAQTEGSSMGNPASPVIANIVMNYVIDQILKILPFEIHFLKLYVDDTIAAIPESEMC; translated from the exons atggacgacaatattgataatagtAATTTACCGAGGGGTTTTTTTCAAGTAATGAGAATTGCACATGGAGATGAAGTAGTAAGATCAGTAAAGGAATGGTCGAATAGCATAATTAAATTGGCATCATTACATAACAGAAAAATTTTCTTACTAAAATGccgtacaaataatattattcctaAACATATCagtaataatatgaaatgtattttatcattaaatattGAGGATCATCCTTTTAAGAAGATGTCGGATAGATTGATTACGGGTTTTCAAGGTTCGATATTGAGTCTGGAGATAAAGGTGACACTATGGAAATTAGAGCAACAAAATAAACGGATAGTAGACATGGAGGATAAAGTTAAAGGTTTGGTCTCAGAACAGTTATTTAGAAGATGTGTGGTAATGATCAACAAAagatatgaatataattttaataagataaaaaataccaacattaaaaaatttgatatattaattaaacaaaaaataaaccgtCATACATTATCAAGCAAGAGTAaacatatttacaattatacaGATGTACAGCTACCAACTGAAGTAGAAATGATATTGAACTTAGAACCTAAGTTTGGtatagaaataaaagaaaagtggAAGGTGATACCAACTGTGATTAAGGATTTAGAATTTGGAATTGAAGCTGTACAGTTGGATGATTGTAACGATGAAGGAAAAGATATTGTTAAGAATAATTTGAGATCTAAAGCGATTAATGTAATTTCTaactattacaaaaaaacaaaaacaaaaaaaaaaaatgatagacTAAATCAtacagtattaataaaaaatttatatattactcgAAAATTTCTAAAAGAGAGACCGGACTTAATAGTTGCAAGAGCGGATAAAGGGAACACAACAGTGATAATGTTAAAAACTGAGTATGACACTGAAATGAGAAAGATGTTGAATGACAAGGTGACATATAAATTACTGAAAAAGGATCCTACAAATAAATGGCAAAAAGTTGCAAACAGTTTAGTGAACAAGTTAGTAGTAGCAAAAATTGTTGAGGAACAACAAGGTAAACATCTGAAAGCAAAGTATACTGTTGCACCCAGGATTTATGGTTTGAGGAAAACACATAAGGAGACTTGTTGTTTGCGTCCAGTGGTCAGTTGTGTTAATTCCCCGAGTTACAGCCTGGCACGGTTCCTACATGAAATACTGACTCCAGTGATTGAGAAGTTtcaatataatgtaaaaaattcatTTGACTTCGTGACATTTAGTAGAAAGGTTAGCTTACCGAAGAATTATGTACTGATTTCATTGGATGTAGTGTCATTGTTCACGAATGTACGTCGTGACTTGATTCTTAAAGTAATTGAGGAAACTTGGGATAACATGAAGCATTTAGTAAAAATTCCTAAGAGTGTGTTAGTTGACCTCATTACGTTTTGTTATGATTCAAGTTACTTTGTATATCAAGGAGAGTTCTATGCACAAACGGAAGGCAGCAGTATGGGAAACCCTGCAAGTCCAGTCATAGCTAACATCGTTATGAACTATGTCATCGATCAGATATTGAAGATTCTACCGTTTGAAATTCACTTCTTAAAGTTATACGTGGATGATACTATCGCAGCCATACCGGAGTCGGAA ATGTGTTAG
- the LOC119628645 gene encoding uncharacterized protein LOC119628645 isoform X2, translating into MDDNIDNSNLPRGFFQVMRIAHGDEVVRSVKEWSNSIIKLASLHNRKIFLLKCRTNNIIPKHISNNMKCILSLNIEDHPFKKMSDRLITGFQGSILSLEIKVTLWKLEQQNKRIVDMEDKVKGLVSEQLFRRCVVMINKRYEYNFNKIKNTNIKKFDILIKQKINRHTLSSKSKHIYNYTDVQLPTEVEMILNLEPKFGIEIKEKWKVIPTVIKDLEFGIEAVQLDDCNDEGKDIVKNNLRSKAINVISNYYKKTKTKKKNDRLNHTVLIKNLYITRKFLKERPDLIVARADKGNTTVIMLKTEYDTEMRKMLNDKVTYKLLKKDPTNKWQKVANSLVNKLVVAKIVEEQQGKHLKAKYTVAPRIYGLRKTHKETCCLRPVVSCVNSPSYSLARFLHEILTPVIEKFQYNVKNSFDFVTFSRKVSLPKNYVLISLDVVSLFTNVRRDLILKVIEETWDNMKHLVKIPKSVLVDLITFCYDSSYFVYQGEFYAQTEGSSMGNPASPVIANIVMNYVIDQILKILPFEIHFLKLYVDDTIAAIPESEDYWRPGGLSSFTRTGGRAKAQPGGVGIANSYPSASEGD; encoded by the exons atggacgacaatattgataatagtAATTTACCGAGGGGTTTTTTTCAAGTAATGAGAATTGCACATGGAGATGAAGTAGTAAGATCAGTAAAGGAATGGTCGAATAGCATAATTAAATTGGCATCATTACATAACAGAAAAATTTTCTTACTAAAATGccgtacaaataatattattcctaAACATATCagtaataatatgaaatgtattttatcattaaatattGAGGATCATCCTTTTAAGAAGATGTCGGATAGATTGATTACGGGTTTTCAAGGTTCGATATTGAGTCTGGAGATAAAGGTGACACTATGGAAATTAGAGCAACAAAATAAACGGATAGTAGACATGGAGGATAAAGTTAAAGGTTTGGTCTCAGAACAGTTATTTAGAAGATGTGTGGTAATGATCAACAAAagatatgaatataattttaataagataaaaaataccaacattaaaaaatttgatatattaattaaacaaaaaataaaccgtCATACATTATCAAGCAAGAGTAaacatatttacaattatacaGATGTACAGCTACCAACTGAAGTAGAAATGATATTGAACTTAGAACCTAAGTTTGGtatagaaataaaagaaaagtggAAGGTGATACCAACTGTGATTAAGGATTTAGAATTTGGAATTGAAGCTGTACAGTTGGATGATTGTAACGATGAAGGAAAAGATATTGTTAAGAATAATTTGAGATCTAAAGCGATTAATGTAATTTCTaactattacaaaaaaacaaaaacaaaaaaaaaaaatgatagacTAAATCAtacagtattaataaaaaatttatatattactcgAAAATTTCTAAAAGAGAGACCGGACTTAATAGTTGCAAGAGCGGATAAAGGGAACACAACAGTGATAATGTTAAAAACTGAGTATGACACTGAAATGAGAAAGATGTTGAATGACAAGGTGACATATAAATTACTGAAAAAGGATCCTACAAATAAATGGCAAAAAGTTGCAAACAGTTTAGTGAACAAGTTAGTAGTAGCAAAAATTGTTGAGGAACAACAAGGTAAACATCTGAAAGCAAAGTATACTGTTGCACCCAGGATTTATGGTTTGAGGAAAACACATAAGGAGACTTGTTGTTTGCGTCCAGTGGTCAGTTGTGTTAATTCCCCGAGTTACAGCCTGGCACGGTTCCTACATGAAATACTGACTCCAGTGATTGAGAAGTTtcaatataatgtaaaaaattcatTTGACTTCGTGACATTTAGTAGAAAGGTTAGCTTACCGAAGAATTATGTACTGATTTCATTGGATGTAGTGTCATTGTTCACGAATGTACGTCGTGACTTGATTCTTAAAGTAATTGAGGAAACTTGGGATAACATGAAGCATTTAGTAAAAATTCCTAAGAGTGTGTTAGTTGACCTCATTACGTTTTGTTATGATTCAAGTTACTTTGTATATCAAGGAGAGTTCTATGCACAAACGGAAGGCAGCAGTATGGGAAACCCTGCAAGTCCAGTCATAGCTAACATCGTTATGAACTATGTCATCGATCAGATATTGAAGATTCTACCGTTTGAAATTCACTTCTTAAAGTTATACGTGGATGATACTATCGCAGCCATACCGGAGTCGGAA gattactggcggcccggaggcctttccagtttcaccaggacaggtgggcgagcaaaggctcagccaggaggggtgggaattgctaacagctacccgagcgcctccgaaggagactaa
- the LOC119628645 gene encoding uncharacterized protein LOC119628645 isoform X1, with product MDDNIDNSNLPRGFFQVMRIAHGDEVVRSVKEWSNSIIKLASLHNRKIFLLKCRTNNIIPKHISNNMKCILSLNIEDHPFKKMSDRLITGFQGSILSLEIKVTLWKLEQQNKRIVDMEDKVKGLVSEQLFRRCVVMINKRYEYNFNKIKNTNIKKFDILIKQKINRHTLSSKSKHIYNYTDVQLPTEVEMILNLEPKFGIEIKEKWKVIPTVIKDLEFGIEAVQLDDCNDEGKDIVKNNLRSKAINVISNYYKKTKTKKKNDRLNHTVLIKNLYITRKFLKERPDLIVARADKGNTTVIMLKTEYDTEMRKMLNDKVTYKLLKKDPTNKWQKVANSLVNKLVVAKIVEEQQGKHLKAKYTVAPRIYGLRKTHKETCCLRPVVSCVNSPSYSLARFLHEILTPVIEKFQYNVKNSFDFVTFSRKVSLPKNYVLISLDVVSLFTNVRRDLILKVIEETWDNMKHLVKIPKSVLVDLITFCYDSSYFVYQGEFYAQTEGSSMGNPASPVIANIVMNYVIDQILKILPFEIHFLKLYVDDTIAAIPESEVNNILELFNSFDNNIQFTMEVEKDDSLSFLDVLVKRSNDKLITDWFVKPISSGRLLNWNSNHPRSQKIGMIKGLLDRMTKLSSSDFYEINFSKIRNILLNNNYEIPLVDSVINKFKENLNNKPRSLVNSNNNNIRYCRFPYIAELSHKLNRVFIGTHVRLAFYNILRVNSIYSKLKDPVNKQQQTGIVYKIPCSCDLCCVGQTRQYLSNRVKQHIYDCKNINILKENKTALATHHFDQHHNFKFDKIEILDKEMNWWKRNVSEMIFIKTNDTVNKRTDTNNLSILYNDILKEYKSNRKK from the coding sequence atggacgacaatattgataatagtAATTTACCGAGGGGTTTTTTTCAAGTAATGAGAATTGCACATGGAGATGAAGTAGTAAGATCAGTAAAGGAATGGTCGAATAGCATAATTAAATTGGCATCATTACATAACAGAAAAATTTTCTTACTAAAATGccgtacaaataatattattcctaAACATATCagtaataatatgaaatgtattttatcattaaatattGAGGATCATCCTTTTAAGAAGATGTCGGATAGATTGATTACGGGTTTTCAAGGTTCGATATTGAGTCTGGAGATAAAGGTGACACTATGGAAATTAGAGCAACAAAATAAACGGATAGTAGACATGGAGGATAAAGTTAAAGGTTTGGTCTCAGAACAGTTATTTAGAAGATGTGTGGTAATGATCAACAAAagatatgaatataattttaataagataaaaaataccaacattaaaaaatttgatatattaattaaacaaaaaataaaccgtCATACATTATCAAGCAAGAGTAaacatatttacaattatacaGATGTACAGCTACCAACTGAAGTAGAAATGATATTGAACTTAGAACCTAAGTTTGGtatagaaataaaagaaaagtggAAGGTGATACCAACTGTGATTAAGGATTTAGAATTTGGAATTGAAGCTGTACAGTTGGATGATTGTAACGATGAAGGAAAAGATATTGTTAAGAATAATTTGAGATCTAAAGCGATTAATGTAATTTCTaactattacaaaaaaacaaaaacaaaaaaaaaaaatgatagacTAAATCAtacagtattaataaaaaatttatatattactcgAAAATTTCTAAAAGAGAGACCGGACTTAATAGTTGCAAGAGCGGATAAAGGGAACACAACAGTGATAATGTTAAAAACTGAGTATGACACTGAAATGAGAAAGATGTTGAATGACAAGGTGACATATAAATTACTGAAAAAGGATCCTACAAATAAATGGCAAAAAGTTGCAAACAGTTTAGTGAACAAGTTAGTAGTAGCAAAAATTGTTGAGGAACAACAAGGTAAACATCTGAAAGCAAAGTATACTGTTGCACCCAGGATTTATGGTTTGAGGAAAACACATAAGGAGACTTGTTGTTTGCGTCCAGTGGTCAGTTGTGTTAATTCCCCGAGTTACAGCCTGGCACGGTTCCTACATGAAATACTGACTCCAGTGATTGAGAAGTTtcaatataatgtaaaaaattcatTTGACTTCGTGACATTTAGTAGAAAGGTTAGCTTACCGAAGAATTATGTACTGATTTCATTGGATGTAGTGTCATTGTTCACGAATGTACGTCGTGACTTGATTCTTAAAGTAATTGAGGAAACTTGGGATAACATGAAGCATTTAGTAAAAATTCCTAAGAGTGTGTTAGTTGACCTCATTACGTTTTGTTATGATTCAAGTTACTTTGTATATCAAGGAGAGTTCTATGCACAAACGGAAGGCAGCAGTATGGGAAACCCTGCAAGTCCAGTCATAGCTAACATCGTTATGAACTATGTCATCGATCAGATATTGAAGATTCTACCGTTTGAAATTCACTTCTTAAAGTTATACGTGGATGATACTATCGCAGCCATACCGGAGTCGGAAGTAAATAATATCTTAGAGTTATTTAATAGCTTTgacaataatatacaatttaccaTGGAAGTAGAAAAGGATGATAGTTTATCTTTTCTAGATGTGTTAGTCAAAAGATCAAATGATAAATTGATAACTGATTGGTTTGTCAAACCCATTAGTTCAGGTCGGCTATTAAATTGGAATTCAAATCATCCTCGGTCTCAGAAGATAGGTATGATAAAAGGTTTACTTGATAGAATGACAAAGTTAAGTAGTagtgatttttatgaaattaattttagtaagattcgtaacatattgttgaataataattatgaaataccattagtagacagtgttataaataaatttaaagagaacttaaataataaaccaaggagtttggtcaactcaaataataataacattagatATTGTCGGTTTCCTTATATAGCAGAATTATCACATAAATTAAACAGAGTTTTTATAGGAACTCATGTAAGATTAGCATTTTATAACATCTTAAGAGTTAATTCAATCTATTCTAAGTTAAAAGATCCagtaaataaacaacaacaaactggAATAGTGTATAAAATACCTTGTTCGTGTGACTTATGCTGTGTTGGACAAACTAGGCAGTATTTGAGTAATAGAGTAAAACAACACATTTatgattgtaaaaatattaatatattaaaagagaATAAAACAGCATTAGCAACCCACCACTTTGACCAACAtcataattttaagtttgataaGATAGAAATCTTGGATAAAGAAATGAATTGGTGGAAACGTAATGTTAGTGAAAtgatctttataaaaactaatgaTACTGTGAACAAACGAACAGACACTaacaatttaagtattttatataatgatatattaaaagagtataaatctaatagaaaaaaataa